From Saccopteryx leptura isolate mSacLep1 chromosome 3, mSacLep1_pri_phased_curated, whole genome shotgun sequence, one genomic window encodes:
- the NCDN gene encoding neurochondrin isoform X1 yields MSCCDLAAAGQLGKTGIMASDCEPALNQAEGRNPTLERYLGALREAKNDSEQFAALLLVTKAVKAGDIDAKTRRRIFDAVGFTFPNRLLTTKEAPDGCPDHVLRALGVALLACFCSDPELAAHPQVLNKIPILSTFLTARGDPDDAARRSMIDDTYQCLTAVAGTPRGPRHLIAGGTVSALCQAYLGHGYGFDQALALLVGLLAAAETQCWKEAEPDLLAVLRGLSEDFQKAEDASKFELCQLLPLFLPPTTVPSECHRDLQAGLARILGSKLSSWQRNPALKLAARLAHACGSDWIPAGSSGSKFLALLVNLACVEVRLALEETGTEVKEDVVTACYALMELGIQECTRCEQSLLKEPQKVQLVSIMKEAIGAVIHYLQQVGPEKQKEPFVFASVRILGAWLAEETSSLRKEVCQLLPFLVRYAKTLYEEAEEASDLSQQVATLAISPTTPGPTWPGDALRLLLPGWCHLTVEDGPREILIKEGAPSLLCKYFLQQWELTSPGHDTSVLPDSVEIGLQTCCHIFLNLVVTAPGLIKRDACFTSLMNTLMTSLPALVQQQGRLLLAANVATLGLLMARLLSTSPALQGTPASRGFFAAAILFLSQSHVARATPGSDQAVLALSPDYEGIWADLQELWFLGMQAFTGCVPLLPWLAPAALRSRWPQELLQLLGSVSPNSVKPEMVAAYQGVLVELARANRLCREAMRLQAGEETASHYRMAALEQCLSEP; encoded by the exons ATGTCGTGTTGTGACCTGGCTGCGGCGGGACAG TTGGGCAAGACGGGCATCATGGCCTCGGATTGTGAGCCAGCTCTGAATCAGGCAGAGGGCCGAAACCCCACCCTGGAGCGCTACCTGGGAGCCCTCCGTGAGGCCAAGAATGACAGCGAGCAATTTGCAGCCCTGCTGCTA GTGACCAAGGCAGTCAAAGCAGGTGACATCGATGCCAAAACTCGGCGGCGGATCTTTGATGCCGTGGGCTTCACCTTCCCCAATCGTCTCCTGACCACCAAGGAGGCGCCGGATGGCTGCCCTGACCACGTTCTCCGAGCCCTGGGCGTGGCCCTGCTGGCCTGCTTCTGCAGTGACCCTGAATTGGCTGCCCATCCCCAGGTCCTGAACAAGATCCCCATCCTTAGCACCTTCCTCACAGCCCGGGGGGACCCTGATGATGCTGCCCGCCGTTCCATGATTGATGACACCTACCAGTGCCTGACAGCTGTGGCAGGTACACCCCGTGGGCCCCGGCACCTCATTGCTGGTGGCACCGTGTCTGCCCTGTGTCAGGCATACCTGGGGCATGGCTATGGCTTTGACCAGGCCCTAGCACTTCTGGTGGGGCTGCTGGCTGCTGCCGAGACACAGTGCTGGAAGGAGGCAGAGCCTGACCTGCTGGCCGTGTTGCGGGGCCTCAGTGAAGATTTCCAGAAAGCTGAGGATGCCAGCAAGTTTGAGCTCTGCCAGCTGCTGCCTCTCTTTCTGCCCCCGACAACCGTGCCCTCTGAATGCCATCGGGATCTGCAGGCCGGGCTGGCACGCATCCTCGGCAGCAAGCTGAGCTCCTGGCAGCGCAACCCCGCACTAAAGCTGGCAGCCCGCCTGGCACACGCCTGTGGCTCTGACTGGATCCCGGCGGGCAGCTCCGGGAGCAAGTTCCTGGCCCTGCTGGTGAATCTGGCATGCGTGGAGGTACGGCTGGCACTGGAGGAGACGGGCACAGAGGTAAAAGAGGATGTGGTGACAGCCTGCTATGCCCTCATGGAGCTGGGGATCCAGGAATGCACCCGCTGTGAGCAGTCACTGCTTAAGGAGCCACAGAAGGTGCAGCTTGTGAGCATCATGAAGGAGGCCATCGGGGCTGTCATCCACTACCTGCAGCAG GTGGGGCCAGAGAAGCAGAAGGAGCCCTTTGTATTTGCTTCGGTGCGGATCCTGGGTGCCTGGCTGGCCGAAGAGACCTCATCTCTGCGCAAGGAGGTCTGCCAACTGCTGCCCTTCCTCGTTCGCTATGCCAAGACCCTCTATGAGGAGGCTGAAGAAGCCAGCGACCTCTCCCAGCAGGTGGCCACCCTGGCCATCTCCCCCACCACCCCAGGGCCTACCTGGCCAGGGGATGCTCTCCG GCTTCTCCTGCCCGGCTGGTGCCACCTGACAGTTGAAGATGGGCCTCGGGAGATCCTGATCAAGGAGGGGGCACCCTCACTTCTGTGCAAGTATTTCCTGCAGCAGTGGGAACTCACATCCCCCGGCCATGACACCTCAGTGCTGCCCGACAGCGTGGAGATCGGCCTGCAGACCTGCTGCCACATCTTCCTCAACCTCGTGGTCACTGCACCAGGGTTGATCAA GCGAGATGCCTGCTTCACATCCCTTATGAACACCCTGATGACGTCACTGCCCGCACTAGTGCAGCAGCAGGGAAGGCTGCTTCTAGCTGCCAACGTGGCCACCCTGGGCCTACTCATGGCTCGGCTCCTTAGCACCTCTCCAG CTCTTCAGGGAACACCAGCATCCAGAGGTTTCTTTGCGGCAGCCATCCTCTTCCTGTCACAGTCCCACGTGGCACGGGCCACACCTGGCTCAGACCAGGCAGTGCTGGCCCTGTCCCCTGACTACGAGGGCATCTGGGCTGATCTGCAGGAGCTCTGGTTCCTGGGCATGCAGGCCTTCACAGGCTGCGTGCCGCTCCTGCCCTGGCTGGCCCCCGCTGCCCTGCGCTCCCGCTGGCCACAGGAGCTGCTCCAGCTGCTTGGCAGTGTCAGCCCCAACTCCGTCAAGCCTGAGATGGTGGCTGCCTATCAGGGTGTCCTGGTGGAGTTAGCACGGGCCAACCGGCTGTGCCGGGAGGCCATGAGGCTGCAGGCGGGTGAGGAGACGGCCAGCCACTACCGCATGGCCGCCCTGGAGCAATGCCTGTCAGAGCCCTGA
- the NCDN gene encoding neurochondrin isoform X2 — MASDCEPALNQAEGRNPTLERYLGALREAKNDSEQFAALLLVTKAVKAGDIDAKTRRRIFDAVGFTFPNRLLTTKEAPDGCPDHVLRALGVALLACFCSDPELAAHPQVLNKIPILSTFLTARGDPDDAARRSMIDDTYQCLTAVAGTPRGPRHLIAGGTVSALCQAYLGHGYGFDQALALLVGLLAAAETQCWKEAEPDLLAVLRGLSEDFQKAEDASKFELCQLLPLFLPPTTVPSECHRDLQAGLARILGSKLSSWQRNPALKLAARLAHACGSDWIPAGSSGSKFLALLVNLACVEVRLALEETGTEVKEDVVTACYALMELGIQECTRCEQSLLKEPQKVQLVSIMKEAIGAVIHYLQQVGPEKQKEPFVFASVRILGAWLAEETSSLRKEVCQLLPFLVRYAKTLYEEAEEASDLSQQVATLAISPTTPGPTWPGDALRLLLPGWCHLTVEDGPREILIKEGAPSLLCKYFLQQWELTSPGHDTSVLPDSVEIGLQTCCHIFLNLVVTAPGLIKRDACFTSLMNTLMTSLPALVQQQGRLLLAANVATLGLLMARLLSTSPALQGTPASRGFFAAAILFLSQSHVARATPGSDQAVLALSPDYEGIWADLQELWFLGMQAFTGCVPLLPWLAPAALRSRWPQELLQLLGSVSPNSVKPEMVAAYQGVLVELARANRLCREAMRLQAGEETASHYRMAALEQCLSEP, encoded by the exons ATGGCCTCGGATTGTGAGCCAGCTCTGAATCAGGCAGAGGGCCGAAACCCCACCCTGGAGCGCTACCTGGGAGCCCTCCGTGAGGCCAAGAATGACAGCGAGCAATTTGCAGCCCTGCTGCTA GTGACCAAGGCAGTCAAAGCAGGTGACATCGATGCCAAAACTCGGCGGCGGATCTTTGATGCCGTGGGCTTCACCTTCCCCAATCGTCTCCTGACCACCAAGGAGGCGCCGGATGGCTGCCCTGACCACGTTCTCCGAGCCCTGGGCGTGGCCCTGCTGGCCTGCTTCTGCAGTGACCCTGAATTGGCTGCCCATCCCCAGGTCCTGAACAAGATCCCCATCCTTAGCACCTTCCTCACAGCCCGGGGGGACCCTGATGATGCTGCCCGCCGTTCCATGATTGATGACACCTACCAGTGCCTGACAGCTGTGGCAGGTACACCCCGTGGGCCCCGGCACCTCATTGCTGGTGGCACCGTGTCTGCCCTGTGTCAGGCATACCTGGGGCATGGCTATGGCTTTGACCAGGCCCTAGCACTTCTGGTGGGGCTGCTGGCTGCTGCCGAGACACAGTGCTGGAAGGAGGCAGAGCCTGACCTGCTGGCCGTGTTGCGGGGCCTCAGTGAAGATTTCCAGAAAGCTGAGGATGCCAGCAAGTTTGAGCTCTGCCAGCTGCTGCCTCTCTTTCTGCCCCCGACAACCGTGCCCTCTGAATGCCATCGGGATCTGCAGGCCGGGCTGGCACGCATCCTCGGCAGCAAGCTGAGCTCCTGGCAGCGCAACCCCGCACTAAAGCTGGCAGCCCGCCTGGCACACGCCTGTGGCTCTGACTGGATCCCGGCGGGCAGCTCCGGGAGCAAGTTCCTGGCCCTGCTGGTGAATCTGGCATGCGTGGAGGTACGGCTGGCACTGGAGGAGACGGGCACAGAGGTAAAAGAGGATGTGGTGACAGCCTGCTATGCCCTCATGGAGCTGGGGATCCAGGAATGCACCCGCTGTGAGCAGTCACTGCTTAAGGAGCCACAGAAGGTGCAGCTTGTGAGCATCATGAAGGAGGCCATCGGGGCTGTCATCCACTACCTGCAGCAG GTGGGGCCAGAGAAGCAGAAGGAGCCCTTTGTATTTGCTTCGGTGCGGATCCTGGGTGCCTGGCTGGCCGAAGAGACCTCATCTCTGCGCAAGGAGGTCTGCCAACTGCTGCCCTTCCTCGTTCGCTATGCCAAGACCCTCTATGAGGAGGCTGAAGAAGCCAGCGACCTCTCCCAGCAGGTGGCCACCCTGGCCATCTCCCCCACCACCCCAGGGCCTACCTGGCCAGGGGATGCTCTCCG GCTTCTCCTGCCCGGCTGGTGCCACCTGACAGTTGAAGATGGGCCTCGGGAGATCCTGATCAAGGAGGGGGCACCCTCACTTCTGTGCAAGTATTTCCTGCAGCAGTGGGAACTCACATCCCCCGGCCATGACACCTCAGTGCTGCCCGACAGCGTGGAGATCGGCCTGCAGACCTGCTGCCACATCTTCCTCAACCTCGTGGTCACTGCACCAGGGTTGATCAA GCGAGATGCCTGCTTCACATCCCTTATGAACACCCTGATGACGTCACTGCCCGCACTAGTGCAGCAGCAGGGAAGGCTGCTTCTAGCTGCCAACGTGGCCACCCTGGGCCTACTCATGGCTCGGCTCCTTAGCACCTCTCCAG CTCTTCAGGGAACACCAGCATCCAGAGGTTTCTTTGCGGCAGCCATCCTCTTCCTGTCACAGTCCCACGTGGCACGGGCCACACCTGGCTCAGACCAGGCAGTGCTGGCCCTGTCCCCTGACTACGAGGGCATCTGGGCTGATCTGCAGGAGCTCTGGTTCCTGGGCATGCAGGCCTTCACAGGCTGCGTGCCGCTCCTGCCCTGGCTGGCCCCCGCTGCCCTGCGCTCCCGCTGGCCACAGGAGCTGCTCCAGCTGCTTGGCAGTGTCAGCCCCAACTCCGTCAAGCCTGAGATGGTGGCTGCCTATCAGGGTGTCCTGGTGGAGTTAGCACGGGCCAACCGGCTGTGCCGGGAGGCCATGAGGCTGCAGGCGGGTGAGGAGACGGCCAGCCACTACCGCATGGCCGCCCTGGAGCAATGCCTGTCAGAGCCCTGA